Proteins from a genomic interval of Cucumis melo cultivar AY chromosome 7, USDA_Cmelo_AY_1.0, whole genome shotgun sequence:
- the LOC103487504 gene encoding transcription factor TCP17-like isoform X1, giving the protein MPADKHDERHNMIKNSKEENSPPPKLAAGSSSSSATPWLRLKDPRIVRVSRAFGGKDRHSKVCTIRGLRDRRVRLSVSTAIQLYDLQDRLGLNQPSKVVDWLLNAAKDEIDELPPLPIPSASLGLHYQSMLSPTTTVVHPHRSEFKIIDKAGVEDETKQKQHKSNSNPSHPNSSFSALLNNVSAPPFGFYWDPNPPSSSSSTTNNNLPFLTSQAGDNNNNNNLHTFNHLNLSLPPSPLSLSTASPFLEFSQLHQNFFINNNNNNNPSFHPNVRPFHFSMATKFLSHQDKNNNNVDPTSKDHGFASHQ; this is encoded by the exons ATGC CTGCAGACAAACATGATGAGAGACATAATATGATTAAAAATTCTAAAGAAGAGAATTCACCACCTCCAAAACTAGCAGCAGGTTCATCAAGCTCATCCGCGACGCCATGGCTTAGGTTGAAGGATCCAAGGATTGTGCGCGTGTCGCGAGCTTTCGGAGGCAAAGATCGACACAGCAAAGTTTGTACCATAAGAGGGCTGCGCGACAGGCGTGTAAGACTATCAGTTTCCACCGCAATTCAACTCTATGATCTTCAAGACAGGCTGGGGCTTAATCAGCCGAGCAAGGTCGTCGACTGGTTGCTGAACGCCGCCAAGGATGAAATCGATGAACTCCCTCCATTACCAATCCCGTCCGCAAGCCTCGGCCTTCACTACCAATCTATGCTATCACCAACAACAACAGTCGTACACCCCCATAGATCGGAGTTCAAAATCATCGACAAGGCCGGGGTCGAGGACGAGACCAAACAAAAACAACACAAATCCAATAGCAATCCTTCTCACCCTAATTCTTCTTTCTCAGCCCTTTTGAATAATGTTTCTGCCCCTCCATTTGGGTTTTATTGGGATCCTAATCCCccgtcatcatcatcatcaacaacaaACAATAATCTTCCATTTCTTACATCTCAAGCTGgggataataataataacaataacctTCATACCTTCAATCATCTCAATCTGTCTTTGCCTCCTTCCCCTTTGTCTCTTTCAACTGCCTCTCCGTTTTTGGAGTTCAGTCAATTGCACCAAAATTTCTTCattaacaacaacaacaataataatccTTCTTTCCATCCAAATGTTAGGCCTTTTCACTTTAGTATGGCTACTAAATTCCTTTCTCATCAAGACAAGAATAATAACAATGTAGATCCTACAAGTAAGGATCATGGATTTGCTTCTCATCAATGA
- the LOC103487504 gene encoding transcription factor TCP17-like isoform X2, which translates to MHKHDERHNMIKNSKEENSPPPKLAAGSSSSSATPWLRLKDPRIVRVSRAFGGKDRHSKVCTIRGLRDRRVRLSVSTAIQLYDLQDRLGLNQPSKVVDWLLNAAKDEIDELPPLPIPSASLGLHYQSMLSPTTTVVHPHRSEFKIIDKAGVEDETKQKQHKSNSNPSHPNSSFSALLNNVSAPPFGFYWDPNPPSSSSSTTNNNLPFLTSQAGDNNNNNNLHTFNHLNLSLPPSPLSLSTASPFLEFSQLHQNFFINNNNNNNPSFHPNVRPFHFSMATKFLSHQDKNNNNVDPTSKDHGFASHQ; encoded by the exons ATGC ACAAACATGATGAGAGACATAATATGATTAAAAATTCTAAAGAAGAGAATTCACCACCTCCAAAACTAGCAGCAGGTTCATCAAGCTCATCCGCGACGCCATGGCTTAGGTTGAAGGATCCAAGGATTGTGCGCGTGTCGCGAGCTTTCGGAGGCAAAGATCGACACAGCAAAGTTTGTACCATAAGAGGGCTGCGCGACAGGCGTGTAAGACTATCAGTTTCCACCGCAATTCAACTCTATGATCTTCAAGACAGGCTGGGGCTTAATCAGCCGAGCAAGGTCGTCGACTGGTTGCTGAACGCCGCCAAGGATGAAATCGATGAACTCCCTCCATTACCAATCCCGTCCGCAAGCCTCGGCCTTCACTACCAATCTATGCTATCACCAACAACAACAGTCGTACACCCCCATAGATCGGAGTTCAAAATCATCGACAAGGCCGGGGTCGAGGACGAGACCAAACAAAAACAACACAAATCCAATAGCAATCCTTCTCACCCTAATTCTTCTTTCTCAGCCCTTTTGAATAATGTTTCTGCCCCTCCATTTGGGTTTTATTGGGATCCTAATCCCccgtcatcatcatcatcaacaacaaACAATAATCTTCCATTTCTTACATCTCAAGCTGgggataataataataacaataacctTCATACCTTCAATCATCTCAATCTGTCTTTGCCTCCTTCCCCTTTGTCTCTTTCAACTGCCTCTCCGTTTTTGGAGTTCAGTCAATTGCACCAAAATTTCTTCattaacaacaacaacaataataatccTTCTTTCCATCCAAATGTTAGGCCTTTTCACTTTAGTATGGCTACTAAATTCCTTTCTCATCAAGACAAGAATAATAACAATGTAGATCCTACAAGTAAGGATCATGGATTTGCTTCTCATCAATGA